In the Candidatus Firestonebacteria bacterium RIFOXYD2_FULL_39_29 genome, one interval contains:
- a CDS encoding transketolase, whose amino-acid sequence MQTPEYKLTREAFAETIVRLGKDNKNIVVLDADLAKSTMTNKFWKAYPDRFFDMGIAEQDMISTAAGLATTGKIPFCATYGVFLPGRCWDQIRISICYANLNVKIAAAHGGVSVGADGATHQAIEDVALMRCLPNMKVIMPCDAIEMVKAVEAVTAAYGPMMLRFGREKVPILTKKEDKFEIGKANMLQEGSDVTLIGGGGLILFECFKAAEELAKERISCRILDMHTIKPLDEEAILKAAKETGALVTCEEHQVMGGMGSAIAEVVVQKYPVPMEFIGIKDRFGESGTPVQLFEEFGLSAKFIVQAVKNVLKRKKA is encoded by the coding sequence ATGCAAACACCGGAATACAAATTAACACGTGAAGCATTTGCAGAAACAATCGTAAGGCTGGGGAAAGATAATAAGAATATTGTTGTACTTGACGCCGATCTGGCAAAATCAACAATGACTAATAAATTCTGGAAGGCATATCCTGACAGGTTTTTTGATATGGGTATTGCTGAACAAGATATGATTTCTACGGCTGCAGGTCTGGCGACTACAGGAAAAATCCCTTTTTGTGCTACTTATGGCGTATTTTTACCCGGAAGATGCTGGGATCAGATTAGAATCTCAATCTGCTATGCAAATTTAAACGTAAAAATAGCAGCTGCTCACGGCGGCGTTTCAGTAGGCGCAGACGGGGCGACGCATCAGGCAATTGAAGATGTCGCGCTGATGCGATGTTTACCAAATATGAAAGTAATTATGCCCTGCGATGCCATTGAAATGGTGAAAGCAGTTGAAGCAGTTACTGCAGCTTATGGTCCCATGATGCTCCGGTTTGGAAGAGAAAAAGTACCGATACTGACAAAGAAAGAGGATAAATTTGAGATAGGTAAGGCAAATATGCTTCAAGAGGGAAGTGATGTTACACTTATCGGCGGCGGCGGGCTTATTTTGTTTGAATGTTTTAAAGCTGCGGAAGAACTTGCAAAGGAAAGGATTTCATGCAGAATTTTAGATATGCATACTATAAAACCTCTTGATGAAGAAGCAATTTTAAAAGCAGCAAAAGAAACAGGAGCTCTGGTTACTTGCGAAGAACATCAGGTTATGGGCGGAATGGGAAGCGCGATAGCCGAAGTTGTTGTGCAAAAATATCCGGTCCCTATGGAATTTATCGGGATTAAAGACAGGTTTGGAG